A genomic stretch from Pontivivens ytuae includes:
- a CDS encoding DUF7218 family protein: protein MTKDHGPSIKDDETYEALRDKGYDQQKAAAIANAQANDDMNPSEKGGKAKPYEQWTKDELYDRAQELEIKGRSDMTKDELIEALRD from the coding sequence ATGACCAAGGATCACGGACCGTCCATCAAGGACGACGAGACCTACGAGGCGCTGCGCGACAAGGGCTACGACCAGCAGAAGGCCGCGGCCATCGCCAATGCGCAGGCCAATGACGACATGAACCCGTCTGAGAAGGGCGGGAAGGCGAAACCCTACGAGCAATGGACGAAGGACGAGCTCTACGACCGGGCGCAGGAGCTCGAGATCAAGGGGCGCTCGGACATGACGAAGGACGAACTGATCGAGGCTCTGCGTGACTGA
- a CDS encoding PspA/IM30 family protein, which translates to MLRLMDTLIRGARARAEDAVTDRYAIELIEQKIRDAQASFRAAKTTLATLMQRQRVEERTVEELDIRIADLTDRAAQALEAGREDLAQEGALAIADLENERAVRQQTLDRLEAKVTRLRHSLDRANRRIIDLKQGAIGAKAVERERRAQAGLGRTFTSTPHVQEAEELIARVMGADDPFEQDEILREIDAELDHSNVADRLGEAGFGKRSRVSADDVLDRLRKGD; encoded by the coding sequence ATGCTGAGACTGATGGATACGCTGATCCGGGGCGCGCGTGCGCGGGCCGAGGATGCAGTCACCGACCGCTATGCGATCGAGCTCATCGAGCAGAAGATCCGCGACGCGCAGGCGAGCTTTCGCGCCGCCAAGACGACGCTGGCCACGCTGATGCAGCGCCAGCGCGTGGAGGAGCGGACGGTCGAGGAACTCGACATCCGCATCGCGGACCTGACGGACCGCGCCGCCCAGGCGCTGGAGGCGGGGCGCGAGGATCTCGCCCAGGAGGGGGCGCTCGCCATCGCGGATCTGGAGAACGAGCGCGCGGTGCGCCAGCAGACCCTCGACCGGCTGGAGGCGAAGGTGACCCGCCTGCGCCACAGCCTCGACCGGGCGAACCGGCGGATCATCGACCTCAAGCAAGGAGCTATCGGCGCGAAGGCGGTGGAGCGGGAGCGGCGCGCGCAGGCGGGCCTCGGCCGGACATTCACTTCGACCCCGCATGTGCAGGAGGCCGAGGAGCTGATCGCCCGCGTCATGGGCGCCGACGACCCGTTCGAACAGGACGAGATCCTGCGCGAGATCGATGCCGAGCTCGACCACAGCAACGTCGCCGACCGGCTGGGCGAGGCGGGCTTCGGCAAGCGCTCCCGGGTCAGCGCAGACGACGTGCTCGACAGACTGAGGAAGGGCGACTGA
- a CDS encoding TetR/AcrR family transcriptional regulator produces the protein MSAVEDRRAALRETLIDAAERRVEADGLASIRARDLAKEAGCSVGAIYNIFDDLDALILAVNLRTFAKMGAEIRQAMAEAGDVPPAQRMIVMANAYLDYASAHPRRWRTLFDFQMSIESDVPEWYLKALGELFELIAAPLRELFPDAEPERIDMLMRGLFSSVHGIVLLGVESRISGVPRARLEEMIAFIITAASDATLH, from the coding sequence ATGAGTGCAGTCGAAGATCGCCGCGCCGCCCTGCGCGAAACCCTGATCGACGCGGCCGAGCGGCGGGTCGAGGCGGACGGCCTCGCCTCCATCCGCGCGCGCGATCTCGCGAAGGAGGCCGGGTGCTCGGTCGGGGCGATCTACAACATCTTCGACGATCTCGACGCGCTGATCCTGGCGGTGAACCTGCGGACCTTCGCCAAGATGGGGGCGGAGATCCGACAGGCCATGGCCGAGGCCGGCGACGTGCCCCCGGCCCAGCGCATGATCGTGATGGCGAACGCCTACCTCGACTACGCCTCGGCCCATCCGCGGCGCTGGCGGACGCTGTTCGATTTCCAGATGTCCATCGAGTCGGACGTGCCCGAATGGTATCTGAAGGCCCTCGGCGAGCTTTTCGAACTGATCGCCGCCCCCCTGCGCGAGCTGTTCCCGGACGCGGAGCCCGAGCGGATCGATATGCTGATGCGCGGGCTCTTCTCCTCGGTCCACGGCATCGTACTGTTGGGCGTGGAAAGCCGCATCTCCGGCGTCCCGCGGGCGCGGCTGGAGGAGATGATCGCCTTCATCATCACCGCAGCATCTGACGCCACGTTACACTGA
- a CDS encoding YiaA/YiaB family inner membrane protein encodes MINDNGNSIYTTFNFAGVAVAYGMLALSIWLAPVDLSTKGFWGMGVFLLTLSLVNLVKYRIDNRIREDRIRQLEAARDDKLLEEFVTDPKV; translated from the coding sequence ATGATCAACGACAACGGAAACTCGATCTACACGACCTTCAACTTCGCCGGCGTGGCCGTCGCCTACGGGATGCTCGCGCTCTCGATCTGGCTCGCCCCGGTGGACCTGTCGACGAAGGGGTTCTGGGGCATGGGGGTGTTTCTGCTGACCCTGAGCCTCGTGAACCTCGTGAAGTACCGGATCGATAACCGCATCCGCGAGGACCGGATCCGGCAGCTCGAGGCGGCGCGCGACGACAAGCTGCTCGAAGAGTTCGTGACCGACCCCAAGGTCTGA
- the accC gene encoding acetyl-CoA carboxylase biotin carboxylase subunit, with product MFKKILIANRGEIACRVIKTARKMGIATVAVYSDADRDALHVSMADEAVHIGPPPANQSYIVIEKILDAIRQTGAEAVHPGYGFLSERAEFAEALAKEGVAFIGPPPGAIEAMGDKITSKKLAAEAGVSTVPGFMGLIDDAEHAVKIATEIGYPVMIKASAGGGGKGMRIAWTDDEAREGFQLSKSEAASSFGDDRIFIEKFVTQPRHIEIQVLGDTHGNCIYLGERECSIQRRNQKVIEEAPSPFLDEETRKAMGEQAVALAKAVDYCSAGTVEFIVDGERNFYFLEMNTRLQVEHPVTELITGVDLVEQMIRVAAGEKLTMSQDDVKLDGWAMESRLYAEDPFRNFLPSIGRLTRYRPPEEVERRVRNDTGVYEGGEISMYYDPMIAKLCTWGQTRETAIDRMRQALDRFEVDGIGHNLPFLSAVMDHPRFVSGNITTAFIAEEYPDGFEGAELSQADAVRMSAVAAATHLVRQRRGAQVSGAMEGREYKPGSDWVVQMNGEAREVEVVDSGDWLFDVTVAGVKMAVDLTAWRPGDVLIDAVVDGAAMRIKAGRITNGYDMAWRGARRKVFVRSPRVAELAALMPEKLPPDTSKMLLCPMPGLVVSLAVEEGDEVQEGQALCTVEAMKMENVLRAERKGTVAKINAAPGDSLAVDEVIMEFE from the coding sequence ATGTTCAAGAAGATCCTGATCGCCAACCGGGGGGAAATCGCCTGCCGCGTCATCAAGACGGCGCGCAAGATGGGGATCGCCACGGTCGCCGTCTATTCCGACGCGGACCGCGACGCGCTGCATGTGAGCATGGCGGACGAGGCGGTGCATATCGGCCCGCCGCCGGCCAACCAGTCCTACATCGTGATCGAGAAGATCCTCGACGCGATCCGCCAGACGGGGGCGGAGGCGGTGCATCCGGGCTACGGGTTCCTCTCCGAACGGGCCGAGTTCGCGGAGGCACTGGCCAAGGAGGGCGTCGCCTTCATCGGCCCGCCCCCCGGCGCGATCGAGGCGATGGGCGACAAGATCACGTCGAAGAAGCTGGCGGCGGAGGCGGGTGTCTCCACCGTGCCCGGCTTCATGGGCCTGATCGACGATGCGGAGCATGCCGTGAAGATCGCGACCGAGATCGGCTACCCGGTGATGATCAAGGCGTCCGCCGGCGGTGGCGGCAAGGGCATGCGCATTGCTTGGACCGACGACGAGGCGCGCGAGGGCTTCCAGCTTTCGAAGAGCGAGGCGGCGAGTTCCTTCGGCGACGACCGCATCTTCATCGAGAAGTTCGTGACCCAGCCGCGGCATATCGAGATCCAGGTGCTCGGCGACACGCACGGCAATTGCATCTACCTGGGCGAGCGGGAATGCTCGATCCAGCGACGGAACCAGAAGGTGATCGAGGAGGCGCCCTCGCCGTTTCTCGATGAGGAAACGCGCAAGGCGATGGGCGAGCAGGCGGTCGCGCTGGCGAAGGCCGTGGATTACTGCTCCGCGGGCACCGTCGAGTTCATCGTGGACGGGGAGCGCAACTTCTACTTCCTGGAGATGAACACACGCCTGCAGGTGGAGCATCCTGTGACGGAGCTGATCACCGGCGTGGACCTGGTGGAGCAGATGATCCGGGTGGCGGCGGGCGAAAAGCTGACGATGAGCCAGGACGACGTGAAGCTGGACGGCTGGGCGATGGAGAGCCGGCTTTATGCGGAGGATCCGTTCCGCAACTTCCTGCCCTCCATCGGGCGGCTGACGCGGTATCGCCCGCCGGAAGAGGTCGAGCGGCGCGTGCGCAACGACACCGGCGTCTACGAGGGCGGCGAGATCTCGATGTATTACGACCCGATGATCGCGAAGCTCTGCACCTGGGGCCAGACGCGGGAGACGGCGATCGACCGGATGCGGCAGGCGCTCGATCGGTTCGAGGTGGACGGGATCGGGCACAACCTGCCGTTCCTCTCGGCGGTGATGGACCATCCCCGCTTCGTCTCGGGCAACATCACCACGGCCTTCATCGCGGAGGAGTATCCCGACGGCTTCGAGGGGGCGGAGCTGTCGCAGGCCGACGCGGTGCGCATGAGTGCCGTGGCCGCGGCCACGCACCTCGTGCGTCAGCGGCGCGGGGCCCAGGTCTCCGGCGCGATGGAGGGGCGGGAGTACAAGCCCGGTTCCGACTGGGTCGTGCAGATGAACGGCGAGGCGCGCGAGGTCGAGGTGGTCGATTCGGGCGACTGGCTGTTCGACGTGACCGTGGCGGGGGTGAAGATGGCGGTGGACCTGACCGCCTGGCGCCCCGGCGACGTGCTGATCGACGCGGTGGTCGATGGCGCCGCGATGCGGATCAAGGCGGGACGGATCACCAATGGCTACGACATGGCGTGGCGCGGCGCGCGGCGGAAGGTCTTCGTCCGCAGCCCGCGCGTGGCCGAGCTCGCGGCGCTGATGCCGGAGAAGCTGCCGCCCGACACCTCGAAGATGCTGCTGTGCCCGATGCCGGGCCTCGTGGTTTCGCTGGCCGTGGAGGAGGGCGACGAGGTTCAGGAGGGTCAGGCGCTCTGCACCGTCGAGGCGATGAAGATGGAGAACGTCCTGCGCGCCGAACGGAAGGGCACGGTGGCAAAGATCAACGCGGCCCCCGGCGACAGCCTCGCCGTGGACGAGGTGATCATGGAGTTCGAGTGA
- a CDS encoding acyl-CoA carboxylase subunit beta, translating into MKDILDQLEERRAQARLGGGQKRIDRQHENGKLTARERLEVLLDPGSFEEYDMFVAHRATDFGMGEHKHPGDGVVTGWGTINGRLVYVFSQDFTVLGGSVSETHAQKICKIMDMAVQNGAPVIGLNDSGGARIQEGVGSLAAYGEVFQRNIEASGVIPQISVIMGPCAGGAVYSPAMTDFIFMVRDSSYMFVTGPDVVKTVTNETVTAEELGGAATHTSKSSVADAAYENDVEALGEVRRLVDLLPLNNREKPPVRPSFDDANRIDDSLDTLIPDNPNTPYDMKELITKIADEGDFFEMQGAYAKNILTGFIRLEGRTVGVVANQPMVLAGCLDIAASRKAARFVRFCDCFEIPLLTLVDVPGFLPGTSQEWNGVIKHGAKLLYAYGEATVPMVTVITRKAYGGAYDVMASKHIRSDISYAWPTAEIAVMGAKGAVEIIYRSELGDADKIAERTAEYEETFANPFKAAEKGFIDEVIMPHSTRRRVTRAFAMLRNKRQDRPWKKHDNIPL; encoded by the coding sequence ATGAAGGACATTCTCGACCAGCTCGAGGAGCGGCGCGCGCAGGCGCGGCTCGGCGGCGGACAGAAGCGGATCGACCGGCAGCACGAGAACGGCAAGCTCACCGCGCGCGAACGGCTGGAGGTGCTGCTCGATCCCGGTTCCTTCGAGGAATACGACATGTTCGTCGCCCATCGCGCGACCGATTTCGGGATGGGCGAGCACAAGCATCCCGGCGACGGGGTCGTGACCGGCTGGGGCACGATCAACGGGCGGCTGGTCTATGTCTTCAGCCAGGATTTCACGGTGCTCGGCGGCTCGGTGAGCGAGACCCACGCCCAGAAGATCTGCAAGATCATGGACATGGCCGTGCAGAACGGCGCGCCGGTGATCGGCCTCAACGACTCCGGTGGCGCGCGGATCCAGGAGGGCGTCGGCTCCCTCGCCGCCTATGGCGAGGTGTTCCAGCGGAATATCGAGGCGTCGGGCGTGATCCCCCAGATCTCCGTCATCATGGGGCCGTGCGCGGGCGGGGCGGTCTATTCGCCCGCGATGACCGACTTCATCTTCATGGTGCGCGACAGCTCCTACATGTTCGTCACCGGCCCCGACGTGGTGAAAACCGTGACGAACGAGACCGTGACGGCGGAGGAACTGGGCGGTGCCGCGACCCACACCTCGAAAAGCTCCGTCGCCGATGCGGCCTATGAGAACGACGTCGAGGCGCTGGGCGAGGTGCGCCGCCTCGTCGATCTGCTCCCCCTAAACAACCGCGAGAAGCCGCCGGTCCGGCCCAGCTTCGACGACGCGAACCGGATCGACGACAGCCTCGACACGCTGATCCCGGACAACCCCAACACGCCTTACGACATGAAGGAGCTGATCACGAAGATCGCCGACGAGGGCGACTTCTTCGAGATGCAGGGGGCGTATGCGAAGAACATCCTCACCGGCTTCATCCGGCTGGAGGGGCGCACGGTGGGCGTGGTGGCGAACCAGCCGATGGTGCTGGCCGGGTGCCTCGACATCGCGGCGTCGCGCAAGGCTGCGCGCTTCGTCCGGTTCTGCGACTGCTTCGAGATCCCGCTGCTGACGCTGGTGGACGTGCCGGGCTTCCTGCCGGGGACCTCGCAGGAGTGGAACGGGGTCATCAAGCACGGCGCCAAGCTGCTCTACGCCTATGGCGAGGCGACGGTGCCGATGGTCACGGTCATCACGCGCAAGGCCTATGGCGGGGCCTACGACGTGATGGCCTCCAAGCACATTCGCTCCGACATCAGCTACGCCTGGCCGACGGCGGAGATCGCGGTGATGGGCGCGAAGGGTGCGGTGGAGATCATCTACCGCTCCGAGCTCGGCGACGCGGACAAGATCGCGGAGCGCACGGCGGAGTACGAGGAGACCTTCGCCAACCCCTTCAAGGCGGCGGAGAAGGGCTTCATCGACGAGGTCATCATGCCCCACTCGACCCGGCGACGGGTCACGCGCGCCTTCGCGATGCTGCGCAACAAGCGCCAGGACCGCCCGTGGAAGAAGCACGACAACATTCCGTTGTGA